A window of Gambusia affinis linkage group LG03, SWU_Gaff_1.0, whole genome shotgun sequence contains these coding sequences:
- the vamp8 gene encoding vesicle-associated membrane protein 8: MDYDPERGGIEDAPEPKDKVQNLKDQVDGVKSIMTQNVDRILARGERLDDLMGKSEDLQAGAQNFKQTSHKVARSYWWKNVKLIVVIVVVVLIIVLIIILLATGVIPVSAPVGPVVTPTKKP, translated from the exons ATGGACTATGATCCG GAACGAGGAGGAATCGAGGACGCCCCAGAGCCCAAGGACAAGGTCCAGAACCTGAAGGATCAGGTGGATGGAGTGAAGAGCATCATGACGCAGAATGTTGACCGGATCCTGGCGCGAGGAGAGAGGCTGGACGACCTCATGGGCAAGTCAGAGGATCTCCAAGCAGGG GCTCAGAACTTCAAGCAGACTTCTCACAAAGTGGCCCGGTCCTACTGGTGGAAGAACGTCAAGCTGATCGTCGTCATCGTGGTGGTCGTGCTCATCATCgtcctcatcatcatcctgctgGCCACCGGAGTCATTCCCGTCAGCGCGCCTGTGGGTCCTGTGGTCACTCCCACCAAGAAACCGTGA